A genomic stretch from Silurus meridionalis isolate SWU-2019-XX chromosome 1, ASM1480568v1, whole genome shotgun sequence includes:
- the LOC124383833 gene encoding ras association domain-containing protein 1-like isoform X2 yields MSGVSCADQTPSFEKTWGSSASSGYCSGEDLDSEFEQFYTARTSFFHKPPKPKDEVTESKKQELSHAELQQKIKEYNAQINSNLFMSLNKDGTYNGFIKVHLKLVRPVSVPPPRKGAAEPANGKRGGGVKRRTSFYLPKDTAKHLHISSRTRAQEVIQALLKKFTVIDNPAKFALFERTERHDQVYLRKLPNDECPLFLRLSAGPNEKVLSLVLKENETGEVNWDAFSMPELHNFLRILKREEEEHVKQIMQRYAVARDRIQQTLVTTNPG; encoded by the exons ATGAGTGGAGTTAGTTGTGCTGATCAGACTCCGTCTTTTGAGAAGACCTGGGGCAGCTCGGCAAGCAGCGGGTACTGCAGTGGAGAGGATTTGGACTCGGAGTTCGAGCAGTTTTACACCGCGCGAACTTCCTTCTTTCACAAACCCCCGAAACCGAAG GATGAGGTGACTGAAAGCAAGAAGCAAGAGCTTTCACATGCAGAACTTCAGCAGAAGATAAAGGAGTATAATGCTCAGATAAACAGCAACCTCTTCATGTCTTTG AACAAAGATGGCACCTACAATGGTTTCATCAAAGTTCACCTGAAGCTGGTGCGACCTGTGTCTGTACCTCCTCCGCGAAAGGGTGCTGCGGAGCCAGCCAACGGGAAGCGAGGGGGAGGGGTGAAAAGACGCACATCCTTCTACCTTCCCAAGGACACAGCCAAACATCTGCACATCAGCTCTCGAACTCGTGCACAGGAAGTGATTCAGGCCCTGCTCAAGAAATTCACAGTGATCGACAATCCTGCAAAGTTCGCGCTGTTTGAACGCACTGAGCGGCATGACCAGG tGTACCTAAGGAAGCTGCCCAATGACGAGTGTCCATTGTTCCTGCGTTTGTCTGCTGGCCCAAATGAGAAGGTGCTGAGTCTGGTCCTAAAGGAGAATGAGACTGGAGAGGTCAAT TGGGATGCATTTTCTATGCCGGAGCTGCATAATTTCCTACGCATTCTGAAGCGAGAGGAAGAGgagcatgtaaagcagatcatgCAGCGCTATGCAGTCGCTCGCGATCGCATCCAGCAAACTCTGGTCACCACCAATCCCGGTTGA